A single window of uncultured Pseudodesulfovibrio sp. DNA harbors:
- a CDS encoding OFA family MFS transporter, which produces MPKTKIMNRWLVVVGAILIQLSLGAIYAWSVFTPALKNVGWSKMQTQIVFAVGLALFAIIMVWAGKKLPTWGPRKLTMVSGLVLGSGYALAGLFGGTNFWLLLLFIGIIGGSGIGIGYVVPIAVGMRWFPDKKGMITGLAVAGFGFGAMGWVKLAGSWGHLLATLGLSTTFIIYGIAFAALVITGGIWMVFPPESRQPKGYTPPKTTDTTNGTNGGFTSGEMLATRQFYYIFLTFVFSAGAGLMSIGLMKLYPMEALQGAGYNAAEASAIAGTAMAIFFSLANGIGRIAWGMMSDLMGRKAAIVIMTATQGICVIGFPTMATNELILYVGATFIGFNFGGNFALFPTMTADTFGAKSVGQNYPFVFLAYGVGGIFGPILGGMLGDMGNFPMAFTICGVLCLVGAVLTYNVQPPKRAQDATGG; this is translated from the coding sequence ATGCCTAAAACAAAAATCATGAATCGTTGGCTCGTCGTGGTCGGCGCCATTCTCATCCAACTCAGCCTTGGCGCAATCTACGCATGGTCAGTCTTCACTCCTGCCCTAAAAAATGTTGGCTGGTCAAAAATGCAAACACAGATTGTCTTTGCGGTGGGTCTCGCCCTTTTCGCCATCATCATGGTCTGGGCAGGCAAAAAACTCCCGACATGGGGTCCTCGCAAACTGACCATGGTCAGCGGGCTGGTACTTGGCTCTGGTTATGCTCTGGCCGGACTGTTCGGCGGCACCAATTTTTGGCTTCTACTCTTGTTCATCGGCATAATTGGAGGCTCTGGTATCGGCATCGGCTACGTAGTCCCCATTGCGGTGGGTATGCGCTGGTTCCCTGATAAAAAAGGCATGATCACCGGCTTGGCCGTGGCCGGATTTGGTTTCGGCGCTATGGGTTGGGTCAAGCTCGCCGGATCATGGGGGCATCTGCTGGCTACCCTCGGCCTCTCCACCACCTTCATCATATATGGTATAGCCTTTGCCGCACTGGTCATTACCGGCGGCATATGGATGGTCTTCCCGCCCGAGAGCAGGCAGCCTAAAGGCTATACTCCACCTAAAACAACGGACACAACAAACGGCACAAATGGCGGATTTACCTCCGGCGAAATGCTTGCCACCCGTCAGTTCTATTACATTTTTCTGACCTTTGTTTTCAGTGCGGGAGCAGGACTCATGTCCATCGGACTGATGAAACTCTATCCCATGGAAGCGTTACAGGGGGCCGGGTACAATGCAGCCGAAGCCAGTGCCATCGCAGGCACGGCCATGGCAATCTTCTTCAGTCTCGCCAACGGCATCGGCCGTATCGCATGGGGCATGATGAGTGATCTCATGGGGCGAAAGGCCGCCATTGTCATCATGACCGCCACACAGGGAATCTGTGTCATTGGATTCCCAACTATGGCAACCAATGAACTCATCCTTTATGTAGGGGCAACGTTCATCGGTTTTAATTTCGGCGGCAACTTCGCCCTCTTCCCCACCATGACAGCCGATACCTTCGGCGCCAAAAGCGTCGGCCAGAATTATCCGTTCGTTTTCCTTGCCTATGGCGTGGGCGGTATTTTCGGCCCCATCCTCGGTGGTATGCTCGGCGATATGGGCAACTTTCCCATGGCCTTCACTATCTGCGGCGTACTCTGTCTGGTGGGCGCAGTACTGACGTATAACGTCCAGCCTCCAAAACGTGCTCAGGATGCCACCGGCGGCTGA
- a CDS encoding glycosyltransferase family 9 protein, protein MNVLIINLTRFGDLIQTQPVISGFKGRGYRVGVVCLENFVSATTLLDGVDSVFAFPGAGLLSGVDNDWRQAVRDAVEFKQNIFQNFQPDRIVNLTPSVSSRLLTFDLTRQGAEAVGFTVDEFGFNADTTSWAAFLQMAGAHRGASPFNICDIFRRTAGLDREGNSLELAHPDEEALATADRLLSKLSKDCKGFVALQMGASEDRRRWPVEYFVETAQMFWERDSLVSVLLGSNNEVDLGSRFVEQAKCPSINCMGQTSLNELAGVLSRCSMLLTNDTGTMHLAAGLGVSLCSVFLATAQPWDTGPYRAGNICLEPDMECHPCEFGTDCSHDEICRKVVTPKIMYGYAKSLLSGNEVDVASGVRAWRTHTGADGFMELESLSGHDTTDRAVWIAVQRVYFKSFLDGHGLAGKRGLARKIRPEMREDISKTLTSAVDMLFLLSQQGMLLQKSPRPAAKTKFLTSWQRLQNILSSCQHLNIIALLWLFETQRYGEDLASLLGLAERYRVLLTSLRDEFV, encoded by the coding sequence GTGAATGTTCTGATCATCAATTTGACCCGTTTCGGGGATCTTATTCAGACACAGCCCGTTATTTCCGGCTTCAAGGGTCGTGGCTATCGGGTGGGTGTGGTCTGTCTTGAGAATTTCGTATCTGCGACGACCTTGCTTGATGGTGTGGATAGCGTTTTTGCTTTTCCGGGGGCGGGGTTATTGTCGGGAGTGGATAACGATTGGCGGCAGGCTGTCAGGGACGCCGTGGAGTTCAAGCAGAATATTTTTCAGAATTTTCAACCTGATCGTATTGTTAACTTAACGCCGTCAGTCTCGTCTCGTTTACTTACTTTTGACCTGACACGACAAGGTGCTGAGGCTGTAGGGTTCACTGTTGATGAGTTTGGTTTTAATGCAGATACTACTTCTTGGGCGGCTTTTTTGCAGATGGCCGGAGCACATCGGGGAGCCAGTCCGTTTAATATCTGCGATATTTTTCGGCGTACTGCAGGTTTGGACCGGGAAGGGAATTCTCTTGAATTAGCCCACCCAGATGAAGAGGCTTTGGCGACAGCTGATAGGTTGTTGAGCAAATTGTCAAAAGATTGCAAGGGATTTGTAGCCCTGCAAATGGGAGCTAGTGAAGATCGTCGTAGGTGGCCCGTAGAATATTTTGTTGAAACTGCTCAGATGTTTTGGGAGCGGGACAGTTTGGTCTCAGTCCTCCTTGGTTCCAATAATGAAGTGGATTTGGGCAGTCGGTTTGTCGAGCAGGCAAAGTGTCCATCTATCAACTGTATGGGACAAACATCATTGAATGAGTTGGCCGGTGTGCTTTCTCGTTGTTCAATGCTGCTGACCAATGATACCGGGACCATGCATCTTGCTGCAGGGCTTGGAGTGTCTTTGTGTTCAGTGTTTTTGGCCACTGCTCAACCGTGGGACACCGGGCCGTATCGGGCCGGTAACATTTGTCTGGAACCGGACATGGAATGTCATCCTTGTGAATTCGGTACGGATTGCTCGCATGATGAAATATGTCGTAAGGTTGTGACACCAAAAATCATGTATGGGTATGCCAAGTCCTTGCTGTCAGGCAATGAGGTTGATGTTGCTTCTGGAGTGAGAGCGTGGCGTACTCACACCGGGGCAGATGGGTTTATGGAACTTGAGTCATTGTCAGGGCATGATACGACGGATAGAGCTGTATGGATTGCCGTCCAGAGAGTGTATTTCAAGAGTTTTCTGGATGGGCATGGGCTCGCGGGAAAACGAGGACTGGCTCGGAAAATACGTCCTGAAATGCGAGAAGATATATCCAAAACTTTGACGAGTGCGGTGGACATGCTTTTCCTGCTTTCCCAACAGGGAATGCTGTTGCAGAAAAGTCCCCGACCTGCAGCCAAAACCAAGTTTTTGACTTCGTGGCAACGGTTGCAGAACATTCTTTCTTCTTGTCAACATCTCAATATAATTGCATTACTGTGGCTCTTTGAGACGC
- a CDS encoding cation acetate symporter → METGYQIPFTALVLIGCMLAFTIVTTFMFRKQKTSADYYLAGRKVNSFINASAISSDYLSAASFLGVAGVAFLFGFDGIIYALGFFVGYIALLLFLASPLRKFGRYTVPDFVSERFHSKRARVLGVIGVLFVSLFYMAPQMLGAGKVMGLLLNLEYETSIIIIACIITFYVTVGGMKATTVNQLVQFWILFGAMFLLAFIPFMIKGYTYTDIVKFIGDFKGAEPVTGKMFDGAAYTSPAYWLTNLKDTLSLLLALMFGTAGLPHILVRFYTAPDGKAARKTVIYVLLLIGMFYILSPYVGHVIRYAFLQGEAMGVSPHLMQWLADNGKNLAVPVAGSYFGGQILLGIVVAGAFAAILSTVAGLIIACAGAIGHDLVVNVFNPNMPERSRVKVARIASVIVGLLGIPLGFWAESMQIAVLVGLAFAIAASTFFPVLVMGVWWPKMTKNGACAGLITGIVGSFFMILGKDMLPEFLQFKNPGGFVMILTFIAIYSISKMEYASKDEAALPPDTAEVMAILHGPEKA, encoded by the coding sequence ATGGAAACCGGATATCAAATACCATTCACCGCACTGGTCTTGATCGGGTGCATGCTGGCCTTCACCATCGTCACCACGTTTATGTTCCGCAAACAAAAAACATCTGCCGACTATTATTTGGCAGGACGCAAGGTCAATTCCTTCATCAATGCGTCGGCCATTTCCTCGGATTATCTGTCCGCAGCCTCTTTTCTCGGCGTTGCCGGTGTCGCTTTCCTGTTTGGATTCGACGGCATCATCTATGCGCTGGGATTCTTCGTAGGCTATATCGCCCTGTTGCTGTTCCTGGCCTCTCCCCTCAGGAAATTTGGCCGTTACACCGTGCCCGACTTTGTTTCGGAGCGTTTCCACTCAAAGCGGGCACGCGTGCTCGGCGTTATTGGCGTCCTGTTCGTGTCACTCTTCTACATGGCACCGCAAATGCTCGGCGCTGGCAAGGTCATGGGCCTGCTTCTGAATCTGGAATATGAAACTTCCATCATCATCATTGCTTGCATCATCACATTCTACGTCACAGTGGGTGGCATGAAAGCGACCACCGTCAACCAACTGGTCCAGTTCTGGATTCTGTTTGGTGCCATGTTTCTGCTCGCCTTCATCCCCTTCATGATTAAAGGATACACATACACCGACATTGTCAAATTCATCGGTGATTTCAAAGGCGCGGAACCGGTCACCGGGAAAATGTTCGACGGTGCGGCATACACCAGCCCAGCCTACTGGCTGACAAATTTGAAAGACACCTTGTCCCTTCTGCTGGCCCTGATGTTCGGTACCGCTGGCCTGCCTCACATTCTCGTACGCTTCTATACCGCGCCAGATGGTAAAGCAGCACGCAAAACAGTTATCTACGTACTGCTTCTGATCGGTATGTTCTACATCCTCAGCCCGTATGTAGGCCACGTGATCCGTTACGCCTTCCTGCAAGGTGAAGCCATGGGTGTTTCCCCTCATTTGATGCAGTGGCTGGCTGACAATGGTAAAAACCTAGCCGTCCCTGTAGCAGGCTCATACTTCGGTGGACAAATCTTGCTCGGCATTGTCGTGGCCGGGGCATTTGCAGCCATCCTGTCCACAGTTGCTGGTCTGATCATCGCATGCGCCGGAGCCATCGGCCATGACTTGGTGGTCAACGTCTTCAATCCGAACATGCCTGAACGCTCCCGCGTCAAGGTCGCCCGCATCGCGTCGGTCATAGTCGGTCTGCTCGGTATCCCGCTCGGTTTCTGGGCGGAATCCATGCAGATCGCCGTCTTGGTCGGACTGGCCTTTGCAATCGCAGCTTCCACCTTCTTCCCAGTGCTCGTCATGGGCGTGTGGTGGCCCAAGATGACCAAAAATGGTGCTTGCGCCGGCCTGATTACCGGTATTGTCGGATCATTCTTTATGATTCTCGGCAAGGACATGCTCCCCGAATTCCTGCAATTCAAAAACCCCGGAGGATTCGTCATGATTCTGACCTTCATCGCCATCTATTCCATTTCAAAGATGGAATACGCCTCCAAAGATGAAGCCGCCCTGCCTCCTGATACGGCAGAGGTCATGGCCATCCTCCACGGCCCTGAAAAAGCATAA
- a CDS encoding sodium/substrate symporter small subunit, producing MDQIETIRKKQLKFALGVGIPYFAFVISIFLLVYLASEAVTSISLMGFPLHYWLVAIAIYPITWVLFIWYVGKANALEDEIAEKVGGE from the coding sequence ATGGACCAAATCGAAACAATCCGCAAAAAACAACTCAAATTTGCTCTGGGCGTAGGCATCCCATATTTCGCCTTTGTCATCAGCATCTTTCTGCTCGTGTATCTGGCGAGCGAAGCGGTAACCAGCATCAGCCTCATGGGATTCCCTCTTCACTACTGGCTGGTAGCCATAGCCATCTACCCTATCACTTGGGTGCTCTTCATCTGGTACGTGGGCAAAGCAAACGCCTTGGAAGATGAAATAGCCGAAAAGGTCGGAGGAGAATAA
- a CDS encoding TIGR03960 family B12-binding radical SAM protein, with translation MKELLPILPRPSRYLGSEWGTTIKDPNTVTVRCALAFPDMYEVGMSYLGQKILSQAINAHPQFWAERVYTPCQETAAILREHDTKLATLESDTPLMDMDAIGFSLTHELCYTNILYILDLAGIPFRTADRDGSHPLIIAGGGATFNAEPVAPFFDAMVIGDGEETMPAVLACIEQAKEVSLSRAELLKNLTTIPGIYIPSFFEDQGPGKPIKPLVKGYESIEKAVVDDLNSTPFPTGQTIPFDAIHDRLTMEIARGCTRGCRFCQAGMIYRPVRERSLDQLDRILTDGLAQTGYEETSLLSLSTGDFSGLDSLFTRSFDKCASEQISISLPSLRVGSLSAPIMERISSIRRTGATLAPEAGSQRMRDVINKGIDEEGLLDHVRMLFDNGWQGVKLYFMIGLPTETDEDLDAIVDLCLKVRDSAGRHIKRLQVSAAVSPFVPKPQTPFQWEPQISYDEIYRRVHYLRDQFKRHKRISIKYHEPEMTSLEGVFSRGDRRLAEVVELAYAKGALFSSWKDHLRLGPYKEAMEEAGLDWDEYTGPRDPEGPLPWDHISSGLTKKFLLKERERALTEKITEDCRYGACRNCGVCEFDGRKTTLTTQSKDKDIRPRLVFPQRDQEGEQPPYTVEKPDLTMKEAHFRIWYEKNGPAAYLSQLELQAVFERAFRRAGLPMAFSAGFHPMPRLSFGKALPVGVSSNTEWINVFLRNNFEPAEVIKKLIPNMPEGLAPIKADRLSMGKKQPQSVEEVFEIKFIKDTDKRLIQWKEFFNTKEFIVEKRTKKRGMKQVNVRPIIKEMTELDSGLTLVMDWRELYMSPLALCMKVMKDASQLDFTLTKTAQKFEK, from the coding sequence ATGAAAGAACTACTGCCCATCCTCCCCCGTCCGTCACGTTATCTCGGCAGCGAATGGGGAACCACGATAAAAGATCCTAACACCGTCACTGTACGGTGTGCCCTCGCATTTCCCGACATGTACGAAGTCGGTATGTCCTACCTTGGGCAGAAAATTCTTTCACAAGCCATCAACGCCCATCCTCAATTCTGGGCAGAGCGCGTGTACACCCCATGCCAGGAAACCGCTGCGATACTGCGCGAGCATGACACCAAACTCGCGACCCTTGAGTCGGACACCCCTCTCATGGATATGGACGCTATAGGTTTCAGCCTGACGCATGAGCTATGTTACACCAACATTCTCTATATTTTGGATTTGGCAGGCATCCCATTCCGCACAGCTGACAGAGACGGCTCACACCCACTCATCATTGCCGGAGGCGGTGCGACCTTCAACGCGGAACCTGTGGCACCATTCTTCGATGCTATGGTCATCGGCGACGGCGAAGAAACCATGCCCGCAGTTTTGGCCTGTATTGAACAGGCAAAAGAAGTTAGTCTTTCCCGCGCAGAACTCCTAAAAAACCTGACGACCATCCCCGGCATATACATCCCATCATTTTTTGAAGATCAGGGCCCGGGGAAACCGATTAAGCCCTTAGTTAAAGGATATGAAAGTATTGAGAAAGCCGTGGTTGACGATCTCAACTCAACACCATTTCCCACAGGCCAAACCATTCCTTTTGATGCCATTCATGATCGACTGACCATGGAGATTGCCCGAGGGTGTACTCGTGGCTGTCGCTTCTGTCAGGCGGGCATGATTTACCGCCCTGTGCGTGAACGTTCACTGGATCAACTGGATCGAATTCTGACTGATGGACTGGCCCAAACCGGCTATGAAGAGACCTCCCTTCTTTCTCTGTCCACCGGCGACTTTTCAGGGCTGGACTCATTGTTTACGCGTAGCTTCGATAAATGCGCATCTGAACAAATTTCCATTTCTTTACCGTCCCTGCGAGTCGGTTCACTCTCAGCCCCGATCATGGAGCGTATCTCCTCCATTCGCCGGACCGGCGCGACACTGGCCCCTGAAGCAGGCAGTCAGCGCATGCGCGACGTCATCAACAAAGGAATTGACGAGGAAGGCCTCCTTGATCACGTGCGCATGCTGTTCGACAACGGCTGGCAAGGCGTTAAATTGTATTTCATGATCGGCCTCCCCACCGAAACCGACGAGGATCTGGACGCCATTGTAGACCTGTGTCTCAAGGTGCGCGATTCTGCCGGACGCCATATCAAACGGTTGCAGGTCTCGGCTGCGGTGTCGCCTTTCGTTCCCAAACCACAGACCCCTTTCCAATGGGAACCACAAATTTCCTATGATGAAATATACCGACGTGTTCACTACCTGCGCGATCAATTCAAGCGGCACAAACGTATCAGTATCAAATATCATGAGCCCGAGATGACCTCATTGGAAGGCGTGTTCTCCCGTGGCGACCGGCGTTTGGCTGAAGTGGTGGAACTGGCCTATGCCAAGGGTGCACTTTTCTCCAGTTGGAAAGATCATCTTCGCTTGGGACCTTACAAAGAGGCCATGGAAGAAGCTGGACTGGACTGGGATGAGTATACTGGCCCCCGTGACCCGGAAGGGCCACTCCCTTGGGACCATATTTCCAGCGGACTGACAAAGAAATTTCTGCTCAAAGAGCGTGAACGTGCTCTGACCGAAAAAATCACCGAAGATTGTCGCTACGGTGCCTGCCGCAACTGTGGAGTGTGCGAATTCGATGGTCGAAAGACGACATTAACGACACAAAGCAAAGACAAGGATATCCGACCAAGACTCGTCTTTCCTCAACGCGATCAGGAAGGAGAACAGCCTCCCTATACCGTTGAAAAACCGGACCTTACCATGAAAGAAGCCCATTTTCGAATCTGGTATGAAAAAAATGGCCCGGCCGCGTATCTCAGTCAATTGGAATTACAGGCAGTATTTGAACGAGCTTTCCGCCGTGCTGGATTGCCAATGGCATTTTCTGCCGGATTCCACCCTATGCCTAGACTGTCATTCGGTAAGGCACTGCCTGTAGGCGTCTCCAGTAATACAGAATGGATCAATGTTTTTCTCAGAAATAATTTTGAACCTGCTGAAGTAATCAAGAAATTGATACCCAACATGCCGGAGGGACTTGCTCCCATCAAGGCAGACCGCTTATCCATGGGGAAAAAACAACCACAGTCAGTGGAAGAAGTTTTTGAAATCAAGTTTATCAAGGATACAGATAAACGTTTGATCCAATGGAAGGAATTCTTCAATACCAAAGAATTTATCGTTGAAAAACGGACAAAAAAACGCGGCATGAAGCAGGTAAATGTTCGCCCCATCATCAAAGAAATGACCGAATTGGATTCCGGTCTGACTTTAGTTATGGACTGGCGTGAACTTTACATGAGTCCTTTAGCCCTATGCATGAAAGTCATGAAAGACGCGAGTCAACTCGACTTCACACTGACCAAAACAGCCCAAAAATTCGAAAAATAA
- a CDS encoding putative nucleotidyltransferase substrate binding domain-containing protein, translating into MDSGKKRTVNGSARGKSGIPDGLDAELLTMAREGKLVGIRRTRLELVREWLDFGLSAEETCKRLSRFNRDVIMAVLEAHAEEYPWLRECTFLEFGSGGREEQVLGSDQDNGLLMHVSPDVDELDDCTQSIVIALDGAGLTLCEGGVMVSNEEWRGDFDSWLTRLTRWLSNPAEKGSWQSGLILDFLAIFGSEEDVRILREKLWEYVRTKPIAVSLLIQELTDYRLPLTFYGAFITEKGGLWQGHLNIKNSVLAHLTNSARILALKYNLTPSNTCDRIRALAEAGHVSIRHGYRLMEAWEYLQRKRLEIGLECDRESIPPHNFVNPVLLDVDERKQLKMAIQAVEKLVRLVQAGAGL; encoded by the coding sequence ATGGATTCGGGTAAAAAACGAACGGTAAACGGCAGTGCCAGAGGAAAATCGGGTATTCCCGATGGTCTCGATGCTGAATTGCTGACCATGGCCCGCGAAGGTAAACTGGTAGGAATCCGTCGAACCCGTTTGGAATTGGTGCGGGAATGGCTTGATTTCGGTCTGTCTGCCGAGGAGACCTGCAAGCGACTTTCCCGGTTCAATCGGGACGTCATTATGGCGGTTCTTGAAGCGCATGCCGAAGAGTACCCGTGGCTTCGGGAGTGTACTTTTCTTGAGTTCGGTTCTGGCGGTCGAGAGGAACAGGTGCTCGGCTCGGATCAGGATAACGGTTTACTCATGCATGTTTCGCCGGATGTTGATGAGTTGGATGACTGCACCCAGTCCATTGTTATTGCCTTGGATGGCGCGGGACTCACCTTGTGCGAAGGCGGGGTCATGGTGAGCAATGAGGAATGGCGTGGTGATTTTGATTCCTGGTTGACTCGGTTAACTCGGTGGCTTTCCAATCCCGCAGAAAAGGGTTCATGGCAATCCGGTCTTATTCTTGATTTTTTGGCGATCTTCGGCTCTGAAGAAGACGTTCGAATATTGCGTGAAAAACTTTGGGAGTATGTGCGAACAAAACCGATTGCGGTATCCTTACTTATTCAGGAATTGACGGACTATAGACTTCCCTTGACGTTTTATGGTGCTTTTATAACCGAAAAAGGCGGGCTGTGGCAGGGACATTTGAATATCAAGAACAGTGTACTTGCACATTTGACCAACAGCGCGCGGATACTTGCCTTGAAATATAATCTGACGCCGTCCAATACCTGTGATCGTATTCGTGCTTTGGCAGAGGCCGGGCATGTGTCTATAAGACATGGGTATCGTTTGATGGAAGCGTGGGAATATCTACAGCGAAAACGGCTTGAAATCGGGCTGGAATGTGATCGTGAGTCTATCCCCCCGCATAATTTTGTGAATCCGGTGCTTCTCGATGTCGATGAAAGGAAGCAACTCAAAATGGCTATTCAAGCCGTGGAAAAATTGGTCCGGTTGGTTCAGGCTGGGGCTGGGCTGTAG